In Sulfitobacter sp. M39, the following proteins share a genomic window:
- a CDS encoding glycosyltransferase encodes MYKQLTALFARYIAAHFKADGQPMHIVDPSGATAGAIDVLNVQEGNLRLAGWTFADDIILHMNGIKVSTKADLVRDDVTKAFGGKRQVGFDLVAPLGPTGLHEIARFGVEFHRVREPSWTVATNLKFSRLWWIRTRLVFQFLIALTLQIPAYISWCVKRDPAYRAQIKRGLTLCTVHHARELDPDLFRTKVPPDTTASVTIILPVFNAHDLLKEALQRIVKNTDLPWRIILVEDYSTDKRVLPLLREWCLSNTSRATLLENDQNLGFVKSVNKGLHYAQRWSDTVILLNSDALVPAKWASRLIRPLLQYPRAATATPMSNDAEIFNAPLICAPQDLATGQGDLIDLTAAQLNPESYRVAVPTGVGFCMAINPNYLKKVPQFDISFGRGYGEEVDWCQRIRASDGLHYCAVNLFIEHRGGQSFGSEEKLRLIAKNNALISSRYPQYDNDVQQFIASDPLKSPRLALALAWLGAQDIYPVSIYFAHSMGGGAEAYLQHRLKSKHHALGRAAVVIRVGGAMRWQIEVHCQGGMISGGTNNLDYVAKLLRPIKARRLIYSCAVGDRNALSVPDAILTLSHAGQHTLEFLFHDYFAISPDYTLLNDKGVYDGLPRRHKNDIEAASAQIGLIKWQSEWEKLLKVSKEIIVFSENSKEIVEQAYPKYSEKIQVRPHRVSQELTRIPPPVGQKRRVIGVLGDIGLQKGAKVISRAAGAIDAQGVGLVIVGNFDPAIPLSPSVPIHGRYIISDLGKIAARYGVTDWLIPSVWPETFSFTTHEALATGLPTHAYAIGAQGDAVANAKNGFPIPYSTKEDLADILLAHIEAHIVKTLAVAS; translated from the coding sequence TTGTATAAACAGCTCACAGCTCTTTTTGCCCGCTACATTGCCGCTCACTTCAAGGCAGATGGGCAGCCAATGCATATTGTTGACCCTTCCGGTGCAACCGCAGGGGCCATCGACGTCCTGAACGTGCAAGAAGGAAATTTAAGACTGGCAGGATGGACGTTCGCAGATGACATCATACTGCACATGAACGGCATCAAAGTGAGCACAAAAGCCGATTTAGTACGTGACGATGTGACCAAAGCATTCGGGGGGAAACGCCAAGTCGGATTTGACTTAGTCGCGCCGCTTGGCCCCACAGGTTTGCACGAAATTGCGCGTTTCGGCGTGGAATTTCACCGGGTCCGTGAACCGTCATGGACGGTTGCAACAAACCTCAAATTTTCTCGTCTGTGGTGGATACGAACGCGGTTGGTGTTTCAATTTCTCATCGCCCTGACACTGCAAATCCCCGCCTACATCAGTTGGTGCGTTAAAAGAGACCCCGCATATCGCGCTCAGATCAAGCGGGGCTTGACGCTGTGCACCGTCCACCATGCGCGCGAGCTTGATCCCGACCTATTTCGGACCAAAGTTCCCCCCGATACAACCGCATCCGTAACCATCATACTTCCGGTATTTAACGCGCACGATCTATTGAAGGAGGCGTTGCAACGTATCGTCAAAAACACGGATCTTCCGTGGCGGATTATTCTGGTCGAGGATTACTCAACGGACAAACGCGTTCTACCTTTGCTGCGCGAATGGTGCCTTTCAAACACAAGCCGTGCAACACTCCTTGAAAACGACCAGAATCTCGGCTTCGTGAAAAGCGTAAACAAAGGCCTGCACTACGCGCAGCGTTGGTCCGACACCGTCATTTTGCTCAATTCAGATGCCTTGGTCCCGGCGAAATGGGCCTCCCGCCTTATTCGGCCTCTCCTGCAGTATCCGCGCGCAGCGACCGCAACTCCCATGTCGAACGACGCGGAAATATTTAATGCACCGCTCATATGCGCTCCCCAAGATTTAGCTACCGGACAAGGCGATCTCATTGACTTGACCGCAGCGCAACTTAACCCCGAATCCTATCGTGTGGCGGTGCCGACAGGCGTGGGGTTTTGTATGGCGATCAACCCCAACTACCTTAAGAAAGTACCACAATTCGATATCAGCTTTGGTCGGGGGTACGGCGAGGAGGTTGATTGGTGTCAGCGAATAAGAGCTTCGGACGGACTACACTATTGCGCGGTTAACCTATTCATAGAACACCGCGGCGGGCAAAGTTTCGGATCAGAAGAGAAATTACGCCTCATTGCGAAGAACAACGCACTCATATCCAGTCGCTACCCCCAATACGACAATGATGTGCAACAGTTTATCGCGTCCGACCCGCTCAAGTCCCCGCGGCTTGCTTTGGCACTGGCTTGGCTTGGCGCTCAGGATATCTACCCTGTCTCGATTTACTTTGCGCATAGTATGGGTGGCGGTGCTGAGGCATATCTTCAACATAGATTGAAATCTAAACACCACGCTTTGGGTCGCGCCGCCGTCGTGATTAGGGTGGGTGGTGCAATGCGGTGGCAGATAGAAGTGCACTGTCAGGGTGGCATGATTTCCGGCGGAACGAACAACCTTGACTATGTCGCCAAACTTTTACGTCCCATAAAAGCGCGAAGGTTGATCTACTCTTGCGCGGTTGGGGATCGCAACGCGCTGTCGGTGCCGGATGCAATACTCACGCTAAGCCATGCCGGTCAGCATACGTTAGAATTTTTGTTTCACGATTACTTTGCAATTTCGCCTGACTACACACTTCTAAACGATAAAGGGGTGTATGATGGCCTCCCGCGGCGTCATAAAAATGACATAGAAGCTGCTAGCGCGCAGATAGGTCTGATTAAATGGCAAAGTGAATGGGAAAAGCTTTTAAAAGTATCGAAAGAAATCATCGTATTCTCTGAAAATAGCAAGGAAATCGTGGAGCAGGCCTATCCAAAGTATTCGGAGAAGATCCAAGTCAGGCCACATAGAGTTTCGCAAGAGCTGACCCGCATTCCGCCGCCTGTCGGCCAAAAACGTCGTGTAATCGGTGTATTGGGCGACATTGGGCTTCAAAAAGGGGCCAAGGTAATCAGCCGGGCTGCTGGCGCGATTGATGCGCAAGGCGTGGGTCTAGTCATCGTCGGAAACTTCGACCCCGCCATTCCTCTCTCCCCCTCAGTACCTATCCACGGGAGGTATATTATATCGGATCTTGGCAAAATCGCAGCCCGATATGGCGTGACAGATTGGTTAATACCTTCCGTCTGGCCAGAAACATTCTCGTTTACCACGCATGAAGCCTTGGCGACTGGTTTACCTACACACGCATATGCGATCGGCGCGCAGGGTGATGCGGTTGCCAACGCCAAAAATGGATTTCCTATTCCCTATTCGACCAAAGAAGATCTCGCGGACATTCTACTGGCTCATATTGAAGCCCATATCGTTAAAACTTTGGCAGTGGCTTCATGA
- a CDS encoding acyltransferase, whose translation MTDNGHNNQVDISPTATCADGVHINIYGHNNHVVIGEGTVMSAGMVELRNHGSAIHIGADCSLAGSFRCRARDTHIRIGDHTTIMMAHLSLHEAGAITIGEDCMLSGDITMDVSDMHSIIDVETGERINPPQNIEIGDHVWLAHGVRIMKGAQIGQHSVIGSRSMVLGAIPANSLAVGAPARVVRAGITWDRRRLSAGGHWG comes from the coding sequence GTGACGGATAATGGTCATAATAATCAGGTAGATATATCGCCCACAGCAACCTGCGCCGATGGGGTTCATATTAATATATATGGGCATAATAATCACGTGGTGATCGGTGAAGGTACGGTCATGTCCGCTGGCATGGTTGAGCTAAGGAACCACGGCAGCGCTATTCATATCGGCGCAGATTGTAGTTTGGCAGGGTCATTCCGTTGCCGCGCGCGTGATACGCATATTCGCATTGGCGATCACACCACGATCATGATGGCCCACCTTAGTCTGCACGAAGCGGGCGCGATTACGATTGGTGAGGATTGCATGTTGTCCGGGGATATCACCATGGACGTCAGTGATATGCATTCGATCATTGACGTAGAAACAGGGGAGCGGATCAACCCGCCCCAAAATATCGAAATCGGGGATCATGTTTGGTTGGCTCATGGTGTCAGGATCATGAAGGGAGCGCAGATAGGACAGCACTCAGTGATCGGTAGCCGTTCCATGGTTCTCGGGGCGATCCCCGCGAACTCCTTGGCCGTGGGTGCGCCGGCGCGTGTGGTCCGGGCTGGTATAACATGGGATCGTCGCCGGCTAAGTGCCGGTGGCCATTGGGGCTGA